The sequence CCTTCCGAGCCGATGACCAGTGCCACCGGCCCGCTCAGGTCGGTGCGCTCCAGCGGCTGCGCGGCCTCGCCGGCGGCGCCGTACACCCACACGTTGCGGTCCTTGAGTTCCTCAATAAAGCGCGGCAAGTTCTTGACCTGCACCACCGGCAAGTAGGCGGTGGCCCCGGCGGCAGTCTTGGCGACCACGGCGCTCAGGGGGGCGCTGCGGCGCTCTTCCACCACCACCCCGTGAGCGCCCAGCACCTCCGCCGAGCGGACGATGGCCCCGAAGTTGCGCGGGTCGGTGATGCCGTCCAGCAGCACCAGCAGCGGGGCCTCACCGCGGCGCTCGGCCAGGTCCCAGATGGCCTGTGGACTGCTCCAGCTCAGTTCCTCGGCCTCGGCCAGCACGCCCTGATGTGCGGTGGTTCCGGCCAGCTGGT is a genomic window of Deinococcus proteolyticus MRP containing:
- the rlmB gene encoding 23S rRNA (guanosine(2251)-2'-O)-methyltransferase RlmB; the protein is MLIYGRNPVTEALREGRVEEVLLAHGVEDAFARQLRALADEAGVRVRQAPRIELDQLAGTTAHQGVLAEAEELSWSSPQAIWDLAERRGEAPLLVLLDGITDPRNFGAIVRSAEVLGAHGVVVEERRSAPLSAVVAKTAAGATAYLPVVQVKNLPRFIEELKDRNVWVYGAAGEAAQPLERTDLSGPVALVIGSEGDGLRRLVRERCDGLVSIPVRGQVQSLNASVAAGILIYEAARRR